The following is a genomic window from Acidimicrobiia bacterium.
ATACGCCCGTTCTCACGCAGGTGCGCGATCGTCTCCACGCCGCTGCCCGTGAGGTCGAGCCACGCGACGGTCAGCGGGTCGAGGACGGCGAACGTGTCGAGTCCCTTCGGCGAGACGTTGACGTGACCGTCGGGCGCGCTCGCGGCCGTCGCGACGAAGAAGACGTGCTGACGCGCGATGAACGACGCAAGGTCGTCGGTGATCGTGTCGTACGTGCGCGCCACGCCGTCAGCCTACGGACGTGGCCGCCCCGGTCGACACCTGAGTTCCCTGCGCCGCGTCCACCGCGGCGCGCGCGTGGTAGCTCGACCGCACGAGCGGCCCGGCCTCGACGTGCGCGAAGCCGAGCGCGAGCGCGCCGTCGCGCAGCGACTCGAACTCTTCTGGCGTCCACCACCGGACCACCGGGAGGTGGCGGGCCGACGGGCGGAGGTACTGGCCGAGCGTGAGGATGTCGACGCCGACCGCCCGCAGGTCGGCCGCCGCGCCGAGCACCTCGTCGGCGGTCTCGCCCATCCCGAGGATGATGCCGGACTTCGTCGTGAGGCCGGCATCCTTCGCACGCGCGAGGACCCCGAGGGAACGCGCGTACGCGGCCGACGGGCGGGCGGCGCGCTGCAGGCGGGCAACCGTCTCCAGGTTGTGGTTGAGGACGTCGGGACGCGCGTCGAAGATCGTCCGCAGCGCGGCCGCGTCGCCCTTGCAGTCGGGGATCAGGACCTCGACCCGGGTCGCCGGTGTACGGGCGCGGATCGCGCGGATCGTCGCCGCGAACCCCGCGGCGCCACCGTCTTCGACGTCGTCGCGCGCGACGCTCGTCACGACCGCGTGTGCGAGCCCCATCACGGCGACCGCCTCGGCGACGCGGGCCGGTTCCTCGGGATCGATCGGCAGCGGCCGCCGCGTGTCGACGAGGCAGAACCCGCACGCGCGCGTGCACCGCTCGCCGAGGATCATGAACGTCGCGGTGCGATCGGCCCAACACTCGTAGATGTTCGGGCAGCCCGCCTCCTCGCACACCGTGTGGAGCGAGAGCGAGCGCATGATCCGCTTCGTCTCCCGGTAGCCCGCGCCGAGGTCCGCCTTCACCTTCATCCACGACGGTCGCCGGAACGTGGGATCAGGCGCCGGCGTAGCCACACCCGCCTCTGCGAGCCGGCCGAGGAGACGCACCGGCGCGGAGGGGGGCGCAGGCGCGGTGCCGCCGGCGTCGGCCTCGCGCGTGAACGCCGAGAGGTCCGACGGGTGCTCGCGCCACACGACGTCCTGGCGCTCGACGCCGTCGTAGCCCAGCTCCGCGACGAACGAGTCGACGACCGCGTCGACGACGTCGCGCATCTCGGGCGCACGACCGAGCACGCGCGCGAGGGAGGTGACACCCCGGTCCGCGATGCCGCACGGGACGATGTGACCGAACATGGCGAGGTCGGGATCGACGTTCAACGCGAAGCCGTGGCGGCTGCGGCCACGCGCGACCTTCACCCCGATCGCCGCGATCTTCTCGTCCCCGACCCAGACCCCCGTGTATCCGCGCTCGGTGTGCGCGTCGACGCCGAGACCGGCGAGCGCGGCGACGAGCGCGGCTTCGACGTGACGGACGTACGCGACGACGTCGCGCTGCCCGTCGCGCCAGTCGGGCAGCGTCACGATCGGGTACCCGACCAGTTGACCGGGGCCGTGATACGTCACGTCACCGCCGCGATCGGTGCGGACGAGCTCCGCACCCACCGACGCGGGCGGTACGAGCACGTGCTCGAGGTCCGCCCGCGTCCCCAGCGTGTAGACGTGGGGATGCTCGAGCAGGAGCAGGTAGTCGTCGGCTGTGCGGTCGTGCAGCGCGCGCTGGAGCGCGTCGGCCTCCGCGTACGCGACGCGACCGAGCCAACGCGCGCGCAACCGCGTCATGCGAGCTCCGCCTCCCAGTCACGCGTCTCGAGCGTGTCCTTCATCTCGCGCAGGAACGCGGCCGCGTAGGCGCCGTCGAACGCGCGGTGGTCCCACGCGAGCGCGAGCACGCCGACCGGACGGATCGCGATCGCGTCCTCGCCGTCCGGACCCTCGACGACGACGGGCCGCTTGTGCACGCCGTCCGTCGAGAGGATCGCCACCTGCGGCTGGTTGATGATCGGCAGCGTGATGAGGGTGCCGTACCCGCCCGCGTTCGTGATCGTGAACGTGCCGCCCATGATCTCGTCGGGCGACAGCTGCTTCCGCCTCGCGCGGTCGGCGAGGTCGCGGATCTCGCGCGCAAGGAGGCGGAGACGCTTCCCGTCCGCGTTCTTCACGACCGGCGCGATGAGGCCATGGAAGTCGAGGTCGACCGCGATGCCGAGGTGCACGTCGTGGTGCACGACGAGCTGCTCGCCGTCGACGCTCGCGTTCACGTGCGGGAACTCGACCACGGCGTCGCAGAACGCGCGCACGATGAACGGCAGGTACGTGAGCGCGAAGCCCTCGCGGGCCCGCCACTCGTCTCGGTGCGCTCGGCGCACCCGGTCGACACGCTCGAAGTCGACCTCGATCGACGTGTACACGTGCGCGCTCGTCGCCTTCGACCGGACCATGTGCTCGGCGGTGCGCCGGCGGATGTTGTCGAACGGCACGACCTCGTCGCCGCGGGCCCCGGCGGTCGGCTGCGGCGCGGGCGCGCTCTCCGGCGCGGGCGCAGGCGCGGTCGGCGCGGGCGCGGTCGGCGCGGGCGCGGCAGGTGCCGCGGGCGTCCGGCTCGGAGCGGACGGCGGCGACGCGGCCAGGACGTCGCGGCGCGTGATGCGACCGCCCTCGCCGGTCCCCCGGAGCTGGTTGGGGTCCAACCCCCGCTCGGTGATGAGCCGGCGCACGACGGGCGACATCACGAGCGGCTCGCCGT
Proteins encoded in this region:
- a CDS encoding dihydrolipoamide acetyltransferase family protein codes for the protein MDVTMPQLGETVTEGTITRWLKSVGDHVDADEPLFEVSTDKVDSEVPAPTGGYVSEILVPEGETVDVGTRLAVLSDSAPAGGNGAAPAAAAAPAPESGEARAAQAAQQPAEQAPAEIPETPEPAQPATPAQAPAATAAAPPPAAAPPPPPPSPPAATPAAAPAAPAAPSSPPARNGEPLVMSPVVRRLITERGLDPNQLRGTGEGGRITRRDVLAASPPSAPSRTPAAPAAPAPTAPAPTAPAPAPESAPAPQPTAGARGDEVVPFDNIRRRTAEHMVRSKATSAHVYTSIEVDFERVDRVRRAHRDEWRAREGFALTYLPFIVRAFCDAVVEFPHVNASVDGEQLVVHHDVHLGIAVDLDFHGLIAPVVKNADGKRLRLLAREIRDLADRARRKQLSPDEIMGGTFTITNAGGYGTLITLPIINQPQVAILSTDGVHKRPVVVEGPDGEDAIAIRPVGVLALAWDHRAFDGAYAAAFLREMKDTLETRDWEAELA
- the lipA gene encoding lipoyl synthase — protein: MTRLRARWLGRVAYAEADALQRALHDRTADDYLLLLEHPHVYTLGTRADLEHVLVPPASVGAELVRTDRGGDVTYHGPGQLVGYPIVTLPDWRDGQRDVVAYVRHVEAALVAALAGLGVDAHTERGYTGVWVGDEKIAAIGVKVARGRSRHGFALNVDPDLAMFGHIVPCGIADRGVTSLARVLGRAPEMRDVVDAVVDSFVAELGYDGVERQDVVWREHPSDLSAFTREADAGGTAPAPPSAPVRLLGRLAEAGVATPAPDPTFRRPSWMKVKADLGAGYRETKRIMRSLSLHTVCEEAGCPNIYECWADRTATFMILGERCTRACGFCLVDTRRPLPIDPEEPARVAEAVAVMGLAHAVVTSVARDDVEDGGAAGFAATIRAIRARTPATRVEVLIPDCKGDAAALRTIFDARPDVLNHNLETVARLQRAARPSAAYARSLGVLARAKDAGLTTKSGIILGMGETADEVLGAAADLRAVGVDILTLGQYLRPSARHLPVVRWWTPEEFESLRDGALALGFAHVEAGPLVRSSYHARAAVDAAQGTQVSTGAATSVG